In Paenibacillus dendritiformis, the DNA window ACGACAATCGATCCGCCTTCAATGTTCAATCCCCATTCGGCAATCGGCCCCAACGAGGATACGAATCCGAAGTTAACGATGACCGCATCGACATCGATATCCATCGAGCCCTTGCTCTTCGTGTCGGCGATAGTTACCCGTTCCACGCGGCCCGCGTCACCGTGCAGGGCGGTAATCTCCTTCGGCGTCAGCACCTGCACCTTCGAGTTCATCAATTGCTCGACGCTGTGCTCATGGGCGCGGAACTTGTCGCGGCGGTGAATCAAGGTCACCTGCTCCGCAATCGGCTCCAGCATCAAGGCCCAGTCTACGGCGGAATCGCCGCCGCCGCTGATCAAGACGCGCTGACCTTTGAACTGCTGCAGATCGCTGACGAAGTAGTGCAGATTCGACTTCTCGTACTGCGCGGCTTCCGGCAGCTCGAGCCGGCGAGGTTCGAAGGCGCCCACGCCCGCGGTGATAATCACGGCCTTGGCGTGATGGACCTGCTTATCGGTCGTCACCGCGAAGAGGCGCTCATCAAGCTTCTCGACCTTAAGAACCTTCTCTTCCAAGCGCACATCGGGATGGAAATGATCCATCTGCTGCTTGAGCTGATTGACCAGTTCCTGGGCCGTAACCTTCGGGAATCCGGCTACGTCATAAATGTATTTCTCCGGGTACAGGGCTGCCAGTTGTCCTCCTAATTGAGGCATGCTCTCAAGCAGCCGCACGGATGCTTGACGCATGCCGCCGTAGAAGGCGGCGAACATTCCGGCAGGACCGCCACCAATAATAAGAATATCTACAATATCTTGTTGTGAAGCTGGCTGTGAATCCAAGGCAGAGCACCTCCAAAATGACGATGTCAGACCACGTGATCATGGTCATTGTGCAATCCGGCACATTATCCATTATAAACCTAGTGCGGAGAGAAGGAAACAATGCAATTGAAAATGTTTCAAGTCATGGCAGCGGTTTTCACAAATGAAATGTGGTACAATATAGGAAAGAAGGAAGAAGACGAAAAATAGCGTCCGTTATTTTCCAGTTCAAAAAAACAAACCTGTTAAACGCTTACAAATTGAATTCGGTAAAAATGATGCTTGTATTTTAGCTGGAAACTCGATATCATTGCATGTGGATTGTATACAAAGTTCGATAAATTGTCGATGATGCAATTCATAGCGGCGCTTCTTTTATACAACATTGCGCAGGCACTAGTTTATTTTTTTTTGTGGGGATTTTCACATTTCCACAACGACTTATTATAAATGGGCGTCGAAGCACAGCCGATTCTTTTCCTGCGGGTTCACAGAGTCGGCTCAAGTTGATTTACCCGACTGGAAGGAGCAAATTACGATGAGCAACATACCTAAAATCGTCATTTTAGGCGCGGGTTACGGTGGCATCATGGCAGCTCAGCGGCTGCAAAAAGAACTGAATTACAATGAAGCGGATGTAACGCTGGTCAACAAACATGACTACCATTACTTCACGACTCATTTGCATATGCCTGCTGCCGGTACGGACTCCTATGAGAATGCGCGCGTATCGATTTCGAAGCTGATCGACGAGTTCAAGATTGATTTCGTCAAATCGACCGTCAAAGAAATCCGCGTGCAAGACAAGAAAGTCATTTTGGAAGACGGAACGCTGTCCTTTGATTATTTGGTCATCGGTCTGGGCGGCGAGCCAGAGACATTTGGCATTCCGGGTCTGGGCGAGTATGCGTTCAGCATTCGCAGCATCAACTCGGTCCGCGTTATCCGCGAGCATATTGAGCATCAATTCGCTCTGTTCAAGCAGGACGAGAGCAAGAAGGAGCGCCTGAACTTCATCGTCGGCGGTGCGGGCTTCACCGGGATCGAGTTCGTAGGCGAATTGTCCGATCGCATTCCGCAACTGTGCAAGCAGTTCGATGTCGATCCGCAGATGGTCCATATTTATAACATTGAAGCGGCGCCGACAGCGCTCCCGGGCTTCGATCCGGAGCTGGTCGAATACGCGATGGACGTGCTGAAGAAGAAGGGCGTCACCTTCAAGCTGGCGACGGCCATTAAGGAATGCACGCCGGAAGGCGTCGTGCTCGCAACCGGCGAAGAGATCAAGGCGTCCACGGTCGTATGGACCGGGGGTATCCGCGGCAACCGTCTTATCGAGCAAGCCGGCTTCGAAGCGATGCGCGGCCGCGTGAAGGTCGATGAATATTTGCGGGCGCCTGGCCATGACAACATCTTTATTATCGGTGACAACTCGTTGATTATTAACCCGGCCAACGATCGTCCATACCCGCCGACGGCGCAAATGGCGATGCAGCAAGGTCCGGTATGCACAAGCAATATCGTCGCTTCCATTCGCAATCAACCGCTTAAGAAATTCGAGTTCCATAATAAAGGGACCGTAGCATCCTTGGGCAAAGGCGAAGCGATCGGCGTCGTCGGCTCGAAGAAGCTGAAAGGCTTCTGGGCGGCGCAGCTGAAAAAAGTGATCGACATTCGCTGGCTGTTCATCATCGGCGGCATTTCCTTGGCGCTTCGCAAAGGAAAGTTCTTCTAAGCGATGCGTCATTGCAGCGTGCAGGTGCGCGGACTGTTGACCCGCCCCGAATTGGATCGCTACAACGCCTTGATGGAGGTCGGATCGTATCTGGAGCAGCAGAACCGCCACGATCTGGCCTATACGGTTCAAAAAGAAGTCGATCTGCTCATCCAACCGGCGATCGAACGGTTGAAGGAAAAAGGCCGCATGCGGGATCGCATGACGGCGGAATATTTGGCTTCATTGCAGGATGAAGAAGAGTGATTTAAGATGGGCACACCGCCGCCGCAGCTCGATGCGGCGGCTTTTTTGTGGCTAGGTATAAATATTTTTGATTGATAATGATTTAAAACAACTATTTTTTTGATGCCAATCGTCCGTGCTATAGTGTAACCAATCAGTTGACGCCTGTGGGTTCATCCTGCTTTTCGATTGCCCATGAGGCGGAAATTCAATTCGGAGGAGGAAGCGGTTTGCGTATCACGCCAAATGAAAGCGGTGCCAATAACTTATCGGGCCGCCTGGATCGGCTGCCTGTCAGTTCGATTCATCGCAAGACGTTAGTGACGCTGGCGATCATTTATTTTTTTGAATATGCGGATTTGAATACGTTTTCTTTCGTGGCCCCGGTATTGAAAAAGGAGTGGGGGATGTCCGTCACCGAGATCGGCTGGATCACATCAAGCTCTTTTCTCGGGATGTTCATCGGTTCGGTAATTGGCGGATGGTTCGCGGACCGATACGGAAGAAAGCGGGCCATTATGTTAATGACGTTATTCTTTTCCGTGTTCTCTATGCTTACGGCTGTGGCATGGAATCCGGTCATCCTCGGAATTTTCCGCTTCTTGACCGGCATGGGAGTATCCGCGGCCCTGATCAATTCGAGCACATATATCAGCGAGTTTTTCCCCTCCGTTTCCCGAGGCAAATTTCAGGGCATCGCACTCGTCGTCGGCTTGCTGGGCATTCCGGTCACCGGCTGGATTTCAACCTTGCTTATCGGGTTAGGCCCCTTCGGCTGGAAATTCGTCTTCGTCTGGGGCGGAATGGGGATCGCAGGTGTATGGTTCCTGCGCCATCTTCATGAAATTCCTCGTTGGCATGTATCCCGGGGAGAAACGGAAAAAGCGGAAGCGATCGTCCGGCAGGTGGAAGAGCAGGTGCTCCGCGAAAAAGGAGAGCTGCCTCCCGTTCCCGAGCCTGCTTATCGGCCGCAAGCGCATACGGCAGCCAAGGGCTACCGCGAATTGTTCAAGGGAAAATATCGCCACCGGACGCTTATCCTGGCTATGGCCTGGATTTTCCAGACACTGGGCTTCTACGGATTCGGCTCCTGGGTTCCGACGCTGCTCGTTCAGAACGGGATTATGCTCGATAAATCACTGCTGTACAGCACGTTGATTACGATCGGGGCTCCGCTCGGAGCTTTGCTGGGCGCGATGATCTCCGACCGTTTTGAACGGAAGTGGAATTTGGTCGCTTCATCGCTCTTTATCGCAATATCCGTATTCTTTTATGGCATGACGGTCAATCCGCTGTTCCTTATCGCGTTCGGCTTTCTCGTGAATCTAATCGAGCGAACCTATTCCTCCAACCTTTACACCTATACGTCTGAAATGTATCCGACATCGATTCGCGGGTCGGGCTATGGGCTAACGTACGGCTTGGGGCGGTTCTCCAATGTGCTTGGGCCGATGCTGATCAGCTTGCTGCTGCTTGAGTTCGGAAGCTTCAGCGTCTTCGCGTTCATCTCGCTCTGCTGGGTCGGTTCAGCGATCGCCTTGAGCTTCGGTCCCGCCACCAACCGGCGCAGCCTGGATGACTTCGAGAGCGGCGAGGATGAGATCAGACCATTCGAGCGAACCCGGGCGATGACGGCGATGGCCAAGAACGATTGAGCAATCAGGGAAGAGAAGAAGATAGAGAGACCGCGATGGTTTCGCTCTATCTTCTTTTTGGCGTTTCCAAGTCTCTATTTTTCATAAAATCCACGAATTCCTTAATTAGCGTCAAGTTAAGCGACTCTTTCCGATAAATCATCCACGATTTCCGTTTCCATGGCTCGCCGTGCTGTGTGGTCAAATTAATTTTGTATAAATCCTCTTGGCCGCCGAGCACGATAGTCGGCAATATGGCATATCCGAGCCCGTTCAACACCATTTCTTTGCCGGTCTCCATCTTATCCACCTCCATCGCGATGTTCGGGGGCAGGGAATACCGCTCCTTCCACCAGAGGTCGATCGTATTTTGCAGGGAGGGCTCCGTCTTATAATTGATTCGCGGGAGGCTG includes these proteins:
- a CDS encoding NAD(P)/FAD-dependent oxidoreductase; this encodes MDSQPASQQDIVDILIIGGGPAGMFAAFYGGMRQASVRLLESMPQLGGQLAALYPEKYIYDVAGFPKVTAQELVNQLKQQMDHFHPDVRLEEKVLKVEKLDERLFAVTTDKQVHHAKAVIITAGVGAFEPRRLELPEAAQYEKSNLHYFVSDLQQFKGQRVLISGGGDSAVDWALMLEPIAEQVTLIHRRDKFRAHEHSVEQLMNSKVQVLTPKEITALHGDAGRVERVTIADTKSKGSMDIDVDAVIVNFGFVSSLGPIAEWGLNIEGGSIVVDTRMETNIPGIFAAGDITTYPGKLKLIAVGFGEAPTAVNNAKVYIDPTAKLSPGHSSNMKM
- a CDS encoding NAD(P)/FAD-dependent oxidoreductase; the encoded protein is MSNIPKIVILGAGYGGIMAAQRLQKELNYNEADVTLVNKHDYHYFTTHLHMPAAGTDSYENARVSISKLIDEFKIDFVKSTVKEIRVQDKKVILEDGTLSFDYLVIGLGGEPETFGIPGLGEYAFSIRSINSVRVIREHIEHQFALFKQDESKKERLNFIVGGAGFTGIEFVGELSDRIPQLCKQFDVDPQMVHIYNIEAAPTALPGFDPELVEYAMDVLKKKGVTFKLATAIKECTPEGVVLATGEEIKASTVVWTGGIRGNRLIEQAGFEAMRGRVKVDEYLRAPGHDNIFIIGDNSLIINPANDRPYPPTAQMAMQQGPVCTSNIVASIRNQPLKKFEFHNKGTVASLGKGEAIGVVGSKKLKGFWAAQLKKVIDIRWLFIIGGISLALRKGKFF
- a CDS encoding MFS transporter, which gives rise to MRITPNESGANNLSGRLDRLPVSSIHRKTLVTLAIIYFFEYADLNTFSFVAPVLKKEWGMSVTEIGWITSSSFLGMFIGSVIGGWFADRYGRKRAIMLMTLFFSVFSMLTAVAWNPVILGIFRFLTGMGVSAALINSSTYISEFFPSVSRGKFQGIALVVGLLGIPVTGWISTLLIGLGPFGWKFVFVWGGMGIAGVWFLRHLHEIPRWHVSRGETEKAEAIVRQVEEQVLREKGELPPVPEPAYRPQAHTAAKGYRELFKGKYRHRTLILAMAWIFQTLGFYGFGSWVPTLLVQNGIMLDKSLLYSTLITIGAPLGALLGAMISDRFERKWNLVASSLFIAISVFFYGMTVNPLFLIAFGFLVNLIERTYSSNLYTYTSEMYPTSIRGSGYGLTYGLGRFSNVLGPMLISLLLLEFGSFSVFAFISLCWVGSAIALSFGPATNRRSLDDFESGEDEIRPFERTRAMTAMAKND